In Candidatus Dormiibacterota bacterium, the genomic stretch GGGGAGGAAACGCCGACTTTATGTCCAAGCGACAGGTTTGACGCGTTCTGACGTCTGAATATGTGGCGGGAACCAGAGGGCGTCCCATCGGCCGTCCGGCACACGCACATATGGGTGAAGGGAAAAGATGTTCAAGCGACTGGCCGTCACCGCCGGCTCGGTTCTGGTGGCGGGAGCGATCCCGGCAGCAATGAGCCTGAGCGGGGCCTCTGCCGCAACCACGCCCCTGGTCGGCTCGCTGCCGACCTCCGCGCTCGCGCCGGTCACCTCGCTGGTGAACTCGGCCGTCGCGTCGTTGTTCCCGGCGAGCCATTCGGCCGCCGCCCCCCACGCCGTGTTCGCGGTTCCGGTGGGCCACGCCCCCGGCAGCCACGCCACCGGCAACGCGGTCAAGCTGAACCCGCTCGACACGTGCATCAGCTGCACCACGGCCAACGCGGGTCCGGGCGCCTCGCAGGGTGACAGCCACGCGCTGCGCCTGCTCGGCAACGACCTCTCCGCCGGCCAGGCCTCGAGCAACGGCGCCAACAGTGGCGCGCTGCTCGCGATCCCGGCCAACCCCCTGCTGGGCCTCGCCCTCGCCGACTGGATGAACCAGGCGCAGGCGAACGGCATCTCCTCGCTGGCGCACGCTCGCTCCGCGCTGGTCGACGCCAGCGTCGGCAACGGCCAGGTGGCCACCCTCGCCGTCCTCGAGGGCCTCAGCAACGCGTCCTACACCGACGCCGCCTCGCACGGCGACGGCGCCACCAACGGCGCCGACCTGACCCTCCTCAACGGTGGGCTGGGCGTGATCCTGCTCCACTCCGAGTCGTCGAGCGACGGCCACCAGCAGGTCTACCTGCTCTCGCTGAACGGCACCAAGGTCCTCTCCAGCGACCAGGGCATCGGGGGCATCCCGATCAGCATCCCCGGCATCCTCGATCTCAACCTGCTCCAGACCGGCGCCGCCGGTGGCCTCGGCTCGGCCGCGATCGGCACCGTCGGCGACCTGCTCGGCATCAGCCCGGTGGCCGGCGTGCTCTCCACCGACTCGGCGGGCTCGGCGGCGGCGGCGGCTCCTGCCGCTCCGGTGACCCCCGCCGCGGCTCACAGCCTTCCCAGCACCGCCTCGACCGGCCACGCGCCCGCGCTGCGCACGCCGATGACCGGCGCCGCCATCGGCATGGCGGGCTTCGCGCTCCTCTTCTCCGGGATCTCGGTGGTGATGGCGTTCGTCAGCCGCCGCACCCGCGCCGTCGTCCAGGCTCTCTAGCCCGGTCCCGGCCGACACGGAACCGCACGGGCGGGGTCACCTCGGTGGCCCCGCCCGTTTCCGTTTTCTCTATGGTCCGGGGGATGAGCAGCTCCGAGGAGGCCGCAGCGGTCGCCCTCGTCGAGTCCTTCCGGGCGGCGCAGAACGCCGGAGACGTGGCCGCCTGCCTCGCCCTCCTCCACCCCGAGGCGGTGTTCGACATCGGCACCGGCCGCTTCGAGGGGGTGCCCCGGATCGCCACCCTGCTCCGACTGCTCGCCCGGCTCCACTACACCACCACCGGCGCGCCCCCGGTCCCCGGCGCCGGCGGCGGGCTGGCCGCGCTCTGGACGGTCCACCACGACGACCTCCGGCGCGGCCGCATCGGCGAGCTGCGGGTCCACGCCGAGATCGGGGTCGCCGGCGGCGCCATCGTCCTGCTCCGCACCCGGCCGACCCCGGACACCCTGGAGCGGCTCCGCGCCGCCAGCGGCAGCGTGGACCCGGACGCCTACTCGGACGCCCGCGAGCGCGAGCCGTAGTCGCCGAAGGGGTCGTCGCGCTCGCGCACCGCCTGGCGGAAACCCGTCTGCCGGGCGCGGTCGACGAAGTCGCGGCCCTCGGCGGTGTGGCGGGCGATGCCGTCGAAGAGCGTGCCCAGCAGCCGGGTGGAGGCCATCCCCATGTTCTCGACGGTCTGGTTGCAGAGCAACTTCAGCATCGTCAGCTGGTTGCGGGGCAGCTGCGCCATCCGCCCGGCCAGCCCCATGGCGTGCTCCTGGAGCCGGTCGTCGGGCACGGTCTCGAGGATGAGCCCCAGCCGGGCCGCCTCCGGGG encodes the following:
- a CDS encoding nuclear transport factor 2 family protein, with protein sequence MSSSEEAAAVALVESFRAAQNAGDVAACLALLHPEAVFDIGTGRFEGVPRIATLLRLLARLHYTTTGAPPVPGAGGGLAALWTVHHDDLRRGRIGELRVHAEIGVAGGAIVLLRTRPTPDTLERLRAASGSVDPDAYSDAREREP